In Eretmochelys imbricata isolate rEreImb1 chromosome 14, rEreImb1.hap1, whole genome shotgun sequence, a genomic segment contains:
- the LOC144275152 gene encoding olfactory receptor 6N1-like produces the protein MADCRNQTAITEFFLLGFGDLPDLQILLFLMFLVVYMATVVGNTLIVVLVVADQHLHSPMYFFLGNLSCVEICYTSAILPRMLASLLTGDKTISVSGCITQLYFFGSLAGTECYLLAAMSYDRYLAICKPLHYSTLMNIRFSFQLAAGSWLNGLWAITVLVLFLSQLIFCGPNEIDHFYCDAIPLIELSCSDTHQVILADFILACVFTLPPFLLTLISYMCIIATILRIPSTTGRQKAFSTCSSHLIVVTIFYGTLMIVYMLPKRDTLRDLIKVVSLCYTVLTPLVNPLIYSLRNREVKEALRKAVSKCGFRKNVQRL, from the coding sequence atggcagactgcagaaaccaaacagccatcactgaattcttcctcctgggattcggggatctccctgacctgcaaattcttctcttcctgatgttcctagtggtctacatggcaaccgtggttgggaacaccctcattgtggtgctcgttgtggctgaccagcatcttcacagccccatgtactttttcctggggaatttgtcctgtGTAGAGATTTGCTACACCTCAGCCATCCTGCcccggatgctggccagtctcctgactggggacaaaaccatctcagtcagtggctgcataacacaactgtatttctttgggTCTCTGGCAGGTACAGAATGCTATCTCCTAGCAGCGATGTcctatgatcggtatttagcgatatgtaaacccctccactattcaactcttatgaatatcaggttttccttccagttggctgctggctcctggttAAATGGTCTTTGGGCTATTACCGTCTTGGTcttattcctatcacagttaatattctgtggcccaaatgaaattgaccatttctattgtgatgcCATTCCACtgatagagctctcctgcagtgacacccaccaGGTCATACTGGCGGATTTCATACTAGcctgtgtattcaccctgcctccattcctactaaccctgatatcctacatgtgcatcatcgctaccatcctgagaatcccttccaccaccgggaggcaaaaggccttttccacgtgctcctctcacctcattgtggtgacaattttctatggaaccctaatgattgtctacatgctaccgaaacgtgatacactgagagacctaatCAAAGTGGTCTCTCTTTGCTACacggtcctgactcccctggtaaaccccctcatctacagcctgagaaacagagaggtcaaggaagctttgaggaaagcagtcAGCAAATGTGGCTTTCgcaaaaacgtgcagagactATGA